One Thermoproteales archaeon genomic window, AAGACAAATTTTTTTAAGATAAACTGCAAATAAATAAGTGTGAGCTCCTATGTCTAGTCGTTACGATCAAATGAAGGAAACGTTATTGAAGTTGATAAGAGATAATCCCCATATCGATTTCGCAGAAATAGTAAGCACTGATGGTTTACCAATAATAAGCTCTATCGATTCTCCTGAAGAAGAATCTAAAATCGCAGCTATGGCTGCTGCTATAAGTGGTGTAGCGGAAAGATTCGCTACGGAACTTAAAAAAGGCAAGATTGATCAGGTTAGCTTGTTTGCTGATAATGGGGGAGTTATCATAGTCAGCATAACGCCCGAGGCGTATCTTGCCGTTACCTTTACTGCGGGTGCAAAATTAGGATTAATATTACACGATATTAATATGGCCAGAAGAAAATTGAGCGAATTCATGTCATAATAGGTGGAGTTATGGAAGATTTTTATCCTCATTTCATTTCAACTCTAGAAAGTTTACTTAAAGAATTTAGTAGAGAATTAATGGGCGTGAAATCTATATATCTTCTAGATAATGATGGATTTAATATTTTCTCGTTATATGGTAGAGAGAAGGAGGAAATAATTCTTCATAGTCTAGTAAACTTACTCAAGAATGAGTTTTCACATTTTAATTTGCTCGAAATCGATGATCCATCTTCGCGGCTTTGCTTGATCAAGGTGCCTAGATCAAATTGTTATATAGCCGTATTCACAGCCAGAAACATAACCGCCGGACTTGTCAGAGTAAAGCTCAAAAAAATAAGTTCGCAAATTACCGAGCTTCTATCAAGCTTCGAAAGCTCGATAGAAGAAGAGAGAATAAATATTGAAGATTTAGAAAAATTCCTAGATTTCCTATCCACGAAATCTAACAGGTGAAAATCTTATGAAGCCTAGAGTTATAAAGATAGTAATTACTGGTCCCTTTGCATGTGGAAAAACTACTTTTGTAAAAAGTCTCAGCGAGGTAGTTCCGATTGTTACTGATGTAGGGTTAGGAAATTTTTTTGAGAAAAGCATTAAAAGGTTCACTACGGTTGCCTTGGATTATGGCAGAATTAAAGTAGATGAAGATCTTATAGTTCACTTGTTTGGTACTCCTGGGCAGTTAAGATTTAGCTTTATGTGGAAAATACTGGCAAGAGGCATGCATGGTTATATATTAATGGTAGATAGTAGTAGACCTGAAAGTATTGAAGATGCTTTATACGTCTACAATTTCTTTAAAAATATCAAGGACGTTCCACATATAATAGCTGCTAACAAGCAGGATATCGAAGGTAGTCTCTCTCCGAAAACGATAAGATTTATGATGAAAATACCTAATGATGTCCCAGTAGTACCTTTAGTTGCGACCGACCCCGAAAACGTTAGGAAAACTTTAACAATACTAGTTCAGCATATGATAAAATGGTATTCAATTAAACAGAAACATGTGATAAGGAAGTGAGATCTATGTTACGTGAGCTTAACTTGTGTAGTTTTTCTCAGATAATTGATTTCTCCTCTTCATGGCTAATTCTAGTTATTGGAATATTGCTAATTGTTTTTTTAGTGGTTATCGCTTTGATATTTTTATTAGTTAAACGGAAAAAGAGGCTAATAGAAAAAATGGGAAAGAAACCTACAGTTGAAAAAGTCCAAACGCCCGAAATAGTAGAGAAAGAGAAAAATACTGAAAAAATGTATCAAGAGCTTTCCAGCATTAAAGAGGAAATTAATGAGCTTAAAAATAGTTTCAGAGAGTTAACAAATAATCTAGAAAAAATATTTGCTAAATTCCCTGTTTTAGCTCAAGCAATAACCAGATATCCTTTAGCCCCCATAAAAGATCTAAGCGAAGCAGCTCAGTATTTAAATCTAGAAGAAATAGTAATCTTTTTGGATAATGGATTGCCATTAGACTCTTATCCGTTATCAGTAGATGAGAAAGCTACGGGCGTATTACTTGAAGTCTATAGATTAGTTGAAGAATTATCAGGGCCTGTGAAAAGCATATCATTTTCCTCGCAAGCGGGTACAACTAAAATTTTCAGCATCCAAATTAAAGATAAGAGGTTCTATGTTGCATATAAAATAAAATCTGGCATTGAAGAAAGCATAGCCGACCTTCAAATATCTCTGCTACGTGACTATGTAAAGCAGAAACTAGAAGAATTATCTGCCTAGAGTAAAAGTCTTTCTAACAATCTTCGTCCTTCTAATGTTGTAAACAATGGAACATTAAAGTTTACAAAAATTTTACGCCTGGCTACCTCTATTTTCTTTCTAGTAAGCTTATTTTCACAAATGCGCGTTTCAATTTTTTTATATATAAGCACTCCTCTCTTCTGCCATTCTGGTATATTGTTCAGGTTTATTTTAAGCATTTTAAAAACTATTTCCTGCCTTTCGCCGCATTTTAACCCTTCTAATTTTCTTGTAGCTTCTTTAGGCGTGCAACCATTCGCTAGCAGGGCAAAATAAGCATATGAATTTATGCAGTTTCGCCATGCTTCGCTCTGACGCCACTGTAGATAGCCAACTATTTCTTCTTTAGGTAACGGAATTGCTCTCGCGTCAAAAGATACAACATTATAGTATTTTCTAGTAAGGTAAAGTATTGAAGTAAGCTTGCTCGATACTATCGAAGGTATAATCGATAATATTTTTTCTAGCCTTCTATTGAAAGGTAGTTCTGAAACAAATACAAAGTTTATTTCATCCGAGAAAAGGTATATGAGATTCGGGTTAAATCCCTCCCTGTAAATTTCTTTAGCAGCTTCTATGATATTTTCTATGAAAGATTTATCGTATGGCTTTTCAAGGCTAAGGTCTCTTGCCAGCCGATGGAAATTACGTCCATCGCATCTTATTATAACTGGCACATTTACCGGTAGTCTAAGGCTAGAATAAACCTCGTATTCTTTGTAGTTTTTAATGATTCTCATATCGGCAAGTAAATAGGCTCCGAATCAGTAGATATTTTCTTTGTAGAATTTAATGCTCGTCTCACATGCTTTGGCATACTGAACATGTGTTTATGAGTTTCTGAATCATAAAATTTCAGATCTCCAGCTATTCTTTCTCTTATTCTGCTATCAATTTCCTCTCCGCTCAATGCTATAGGATCGTATTTTTTCGATCCAATGTTAAAGGACCAGTCCAACAGAAAAGATGGCACAAATGTATGATAAAGACGTGATATAGGGAATATTGATGATATAGTTGAGTGAATTACCGCATATACATCAACGCTCAACGCTATCTGTGTTGATTGTGTTACGAAGATTCCATCATCTTTTAAGGCATTATATATCAACTCGTAAAATTCCTTAGTATATAAGTGCATTGAAGAACTGTCTTTCAACGGGTCTGTTAAATCTACTATGATAACATCATATTTACTATGCGATTCTCCTAGAAATCTACGTCCATCTTCTATGACCACGTTTACTCTATTATCGTCAAAGGCTCCTTGATGCCACTCATATAGATATTTACGGGCTATTTCTATCATTTTTTCGTCAATATCTACCATAGTAACCTTTTTAACAGTTTTATGTTTTAACACCTCGCGCAACGTCGCCCCTTCCCCTCCCCCTAATATGAGAACCTTCCTGGGCTCTGGATGAGAAATCATGGCAGGATGAACCAGCGCTTCGTGGTAAATCCATTCATCAACTAGGGCAGATTGCGTTTTCCCATCAATGATGAGAACCTTGCCATGCGGCAGAACTTCCAAAACAGCAATACTTTGAAAATCCGTTTTTTCCATAAAATATATCCTTTTTACCTCTCGAGAAAATGCTTCTCCTACATCTAACCATTCAATTACACGTAACCAATTCGAACTCAACCTAGCCACCAGTTTACTTATAAAACCAGGATTTAAAAAATTAAGTGGTTATTTTTTGAATAGCTCTTTCCCTAGGACACCAGTATCCTTCATATTCTTTTGCAACATCAACTCCTCTCGTGAGTTCCATAACAGTCATCTTCTTAGCTTTGAGCCTTTTTTTCAGAATCTCAAGTCCTTTCCAAGGATCGGTATGTTCTCCGCAAGTAAAAACATCGACTGCAGCGTACCCATACTCAGGCCACGTGTGGATAGAAATATGAGATTCAGCGATTAGGACGTAGCCGCTAACTCCATGAGGCTTAAAACGGTGAAAACCATAGTTTACTACCGTGCTGTTGGACGCTATAGCCGCTTCAAGAAGCCCCTGCTTAATAATATTTACACTGTCGAGTGCCTCGCTATCGCACTCGAGCATCTCTGCGATGATATGTTTCCCTAATCCCACCCCTACCCTCTTCATCTCTCCTCTGAGAAAGTTTTTACGCTTTATATGCCCCCCTTCTATTTAAAGATTTTTATAAATTTAAGAGTAAATATTAATCGAACAGAAATTTATGTCATTAAAAATAATCTCTTTGAAAAGCCAATCCAACGCTAAGATCAGGGATAAACATTTTGAGAATGTAAATAACCAGCTACATATGCATGCTTTGGAGATAAAGTATATAAGTTCAAAAGCAAAGTAAAATACGGTAGCCCCGGTCGTATAGCCAGGTCAACCGTTGCATGGGCCTAAAGTATATCGGCCTCTCGAGCTCTCCAGGAGAAAGCCGATGATCCCGGGTTCAAATCCCGGCCGGGGCACTTTATTTAGAATAGCTTGCTTAGCTTATATTGGTGTTATTGTTGAAGGCGGTTGTTTCTTGTCGGATGGAGGTATTGGTATAGGGACTGGTGGCGGCATTCCTAGTTCTTTAATTAATATCATCGCCTCAAGCATAGTGTATTGAGTTGCTACCTGTAAAATTTCTCTAGGTATTTTCTTGTTTTTAATACCTTCTTTAATGCTTTTAATTTTTTCCTTTTCGCCTATTACGTCAACTTCCCCTTTCAATATTACGTTTGCTATTGGAGGATTACTGTTTAAGTTAAAAACATATGGTATTAGAATTTTATTTTGTACCGTTTTTATCTCTCCGCTTGGCAATGTAAACTGTATTTGGAATTGTACTTGTCGCGGGCTTAACTCTGCGAGCTTCTCAGCGTGTATGTAGTTTAATTTAACTTTAATGTTTACTTGGCTCATAGTAATCGATATGACAGTATGTTATTTATAATCTTCTTAACAAATTGTAAACCCTTAGCTTTCTGCAAAATTTTTACGAATTCATATTTTCGCTTTAACATTATTGAATAAATAATACCTTGGTTTTTAACTAGGCAGAATGGTCAATGATATTAACCTGTTAGACAGATAAATTTACTGGTGCATTTATGCCAGATATTATATCCGGTTCTAAAGGTGAAACTGTTCTCTTAATGGGTAACGAAGCTATTGCCAGGGGTATGCTAGAAGCTGGTATCAGCGTAGCAGCTGCATATCCGGGAACGCCGTCAACAGAGATTGTCGAAGCTTTAAGTCGTGTCGCGAAAAAAGCTGGAATATATGTTGAATGGTCTACCAATGAAAAAGTTGCTTTGGAAGTTGCTGTTGGAGCTTCAATGTGCGGACTGCGAGCTGCAGCTGTAATGAAACATGTCGGCGTCAATGTTGCCGCTGATCCTCTAATGAGCGTTGGATATTCCGGTGTTGAAGGAGGTTTAGTTATAGTTACAGCCGATGATCCTAATGCACATAGTTCACAAAACGAGCAAGATAACAGGTTTTATGGATTACATGCTTACATTCCTATTTTTGAGCCGTCATCGCCAGGCGAAGCTAAGGATTTAACACGAGACATTTATGAAATTTCCGAAAAGTATAAAACAGCTGTTTTTCTGCGCTCAACAACTAGAATATCTCATGTTAGGGGAAACGTAACTCTAGGCGACGTGCCAAAACCAAAAAGTAAAGGCAAGTTTCACAGAGATTATAGTCGATGGGTTTTACTCCCTGTCAATAGCAGGAGACTACATCAGGAGGCTATAGATAGAATAGAAAAGCTATCATTCAACCTGCACGAGTTAAAGTATAACATGCTAAAGCGTGGAGACGGGGATTTCGGCGTTATCGCCAGCGGTATCGGCTATGCTTATGCGATAGAGGCTTTAAAGATTCTTGGATTGTATGATAGCGTTACTTTGCTTAAGCTTGCCAGCACTTATCCTTTACCTAAAAAGCTTCTCAAAGAGTTTTTCAACCAAGTTGATGGAGAAGTTTTAATCATTGAAGAGTTAGAGCCCATTGTAGAATGGCAAGTGAAGATCTTTGCTAAAGAAGAAAGCATATCCAATACAATACATGGCAAAAATGTTTTACCGAGAGTAAAAGAACTCGATACCTCGATCGTTGCCTCTGCAATAGCTACGCTTCGCCAGATTAAACTTGAGCCCTATACATCTCATAAACCATCTTTGAAACTGCCTCCAAGACCTCCAACTATGTGTCCTGGCTGCGGTCATAGAGCAACCTATTATGAAATTAAAATAGCTAGCGCTAAATCAAAAATTAAAGCTGTTTATCCAGGCGATATCGGCTGCTATACTCTAGGATTTTTCCCGCCGTATAGGTTAGTAGATATCTCCTATTCAATGGGTTCAGGATTAGGTATTGGATTAGGAATTTCGCATGCTACCGATGAAATCGTAATAGCCACCATAGGAGATTCCACCTTTTTCCATGCTGGCATACCAGCATTAATAAACGCTGTTTATAATAGGGCGCCCGTATTACTCGTAGTAATGGATAATAGCATTACAGCAATGACTGGCCATCAACCGCATCCCGGATCCGGCTACAGAGCCACCGGAGAGCCTGTTATGCCGCTTAGGATAGAAGATATAGCTAAAGCTATGGGCGTGGAGTATGTCAAGATTATAGATCCCTACAAGGTTAAAGATTCAATTAACGCAATAGTTGAAGCTATAGAATACGTGAAAAAAGAGCAAAAACCTGCTGTTATAATTGCACGTAAGCCATGCGCATTAATGGTTTATAGAGAGGCTTTAAGGAAAGGTGTTTCCATAACCGTCTACACAATTGATCAAGATAAGTGCATAAAATGCGGTACCTGCGTAAATCTCTTCGCTTGCCCAGCAATTTACGTTAAAGACAACAAGTATGCCATAAACCCCGTCTTATGCACAGGTTGCGGAGTATGCGCTCAAATCTGCGCTGCAAACGCTATAGTTCCTAGAGGTGAATAGCGTGGAAGTAAATAATATTTTAGTTTGTGGAGTAGGAGGACAAGGCATTATAACTATTGGTCGCTTGATCGGCTCTGCTTTAGTTGAGAAAGGTATTAATACTCGAATAACAGAAGTTCACGGATTGGCTCAACGAGGCGGCTCTGTTAATGTTCACGTTAGGTTCGGAAAAGATGTTCATAGTCCGCTGATAAGTAAAGGTTCAGCCAACGCAATCGTAGCTCTCGAACTAATAGAGGCATTACGCTACTTAGATTATCTATCAACTAATGGAATATTGATCGTTAACGACGTTTTAATTCCTCCCCCATTACCAGGAGTTAGAGTACCTTCTAGAGAAGAGGTATTAGAAGAATTCGAAAAACTTAATGTAAAATATTATCTTTTGAACGCGTTGGACATAGCTTATAAAGCTGGACATCCAGCCGTGGCTAACGTCGTTATGATAGGCGCTATGATAGCGTTAAAATTGCTACCACTTACACTTGAAGACATAGAGGCAAGCATTAGGCAGAACCTACCAGCTAAGTTTCATGAAATAAATATTCAGGCACTGCATTTAGGCTTCCAAGCAACAACTAAAAAATAAAAGCTTTAACAAATGCTCTTACCAATGACGGAACATATCTAAGGATAAGCGATGGTTTCGAAATAACCTTACTTATAGCCTTGTATTGAAAATCGATATCCCCTTCTTTTTCAAATTCTCTTTCAAAGCCCAATTCTTTAATTTTTTTGAATATAAATTCATAGTCCTTATCGCTTAACATCATCAGAAATAACCTTGCAATCTTCATGTAAAAAAACTCTTTACCATACATACTCCGCCATTTCTTCTCATAATCAATTAGCTTTTTTTCTGCCACACCCTCTAGCTTATGCTTAATAACTTCAGCAGCTATTTTCGCTGCCAAGGCCGAGTAAATCACCCCACCTCCAGTTGTCGGCTTTGCTTGCCCTGCTACATCTCCTATAAACAGCA contains:
- the iorA gene encoding indolepyruvate ferredoxin oxidoreductase subunit alpha, coding for MPDIISGSKGETVLLMGNEAIARGMLEAGISVAAAYPGTPSTEIVEALSRVAKKAGIYVEWSTNEKVALEVAVGASMCGLRAAAVMKHVGVNVAADPLMSVGYSGVEGGLVIVTADDPNAHSSQNEQDNRFYGLHAYIPIFEPSSPGEAKDLTRDIYEISEKYKTAVFLRSTTRISHVRGNVTLGDVPKPKSKGKFHRDYSRWVLLPVNSRRLHQEAIDRIEKLSFNLHELKYNMLKRGDGDFGVIASGIGYAYAIEALKILGLYDSVTLLKLASTYPLPKKLLKEFFNQVDGEVLIIEELEPIVEWQVKIFAKEESISNTIHGKNVLPRVKELDTSIVASAIATLRQIKLEPYTSHKPSLKLPPRPPTMCPGCGHRATYYEIKIASAKSKIKAVYPGDIGCYTLGFFPPYRLVDISYSMGSGLGIGLGISHATDEIVIATIGDSTFFHAGIPALINAVYNRAPVLLVVMDNSITAMTGHQPHPGSGYRATGEPVMPLRIEDIAKAMGVEYVKIIDPYKVKDSINAIVEAIEYVKKEQKPAVIIARKPCALMVYREALRKGVSITVYTIDQDKCIKCGTCVNLFACPAIYVKDNKYAINPVLCTGCGVCAQICAANAIVPRGE
- the speE gene encoding polyamine aminopropyltransferase, which translates into the protein MSSNWLRVIEWLDVGEAFSREVKRIYFMEKTDFQSIAVLEVLPHGKVLIIDGKTQSALVDEWIYHEALVHPAMISHPEPRKVLILGGGEGATLREVLKHKTVKKVTMVDIDEKMIEIARKYLYEWHQGAFDDNRVNVVIEDGRRFLGESHSKYDVIIVDLTDPLKDSSSMHLYTKEFYELIYNALKDDGIFVTQSTQIALSVDVYAVIHSTISSIFPISRLYHTFVPSFLLDWSFNIGSKKYDPIALSGEEIDSRIRERIAGDLKFYDSETHKHMFSMPKHVRRALNSTKKISTDSEPIYLPI
- a CDS encoding roadblock/LC7 domain-containing protein — protein: MSSRYDQMKETLLKLIRDNPHIDFAEIVSTDGLPIISSIDSPEEESKIAAMAAAISGVAERFATELKKGKIDQVSLFADNGGVIIVSITPEAYLAVTFTAGAKLGLILHDINMARRKLSEFMS
- a CDS encoding indolepyruvate oxidoreductase subunit beta, whose product is MEVNNILVCGVGGQGIITIGRLIGSALVEKGINTRITEVHGLAQRGGSVNVHVRFGKDVHSPLISKGSANAIVALELIEALRYLDYLSTNGILIVNDVLIPPPLPGVRVPSREEVLEEFEKLNVKYYLLNALDIAYKAGHPAVANVVMIGAMIALKLLPLTLEDIEASIRQNLPAKFHEINIQALHLGFQATTKK
- a CDS encoding ATP/GTP-binding protein; translated protein: MKPRVIKIVITGPFACGKTTFVKSLSEVVPIVTDVGLGNFFEKSIKRFTTVALDYGRIKVDEDLIVHLFGTPGQLRFSFMWKILARGMHGYILMVDSSRPESIEDALYVYNFFKNIKDVPHIIAANKQDIEGSLSPKTIRFMMKIPNDVPVVPLVATDPENVRKTLTILVQHMIKWYSIKQKHVIRK
- the speD gene encoding adenosylmethionine decarboxylase; the protein is MKRVGVGLGKHIIAEMLECDSEALDSVNIIKQGLLEAAIASNSTVVNYGFHRFKPHGVSGYVLIAESHISIHTWPEYGYAAVDVFTCGEHTDPWKGLEILKKRLKAKKMTVMELTRGVDVAKEYEGYWCPRERAIQKITT